The following proteins come from a genomic window of Scomber japonicus isolate fScoJap1 chromosome 4, fScoJap1.pri, whole genome shotgun sequence:
- the prim1 gene encoding DNA primase small subunit codes for MPSSLASDYDPASLPDLLPLYYRRLFPFSQYFRWLNYGGVHKNYFMNREFSFTLKDDIYVRYQSFTTQNELEKEMQKMNPYKIDIGAVYSHRPNQHNTVKSGTFQALEKELVFDIDMTDYDDVRSCCSAADICSKCWTLMTIAIRILDRALRDDFGFQHLLWVYSGRRGVHCWVCDEAARKLSVAARSAVAEYLSLVKGGDETVKKVVLTDPIHPLIRESLAVVENYFDQYAIQDQDILGRKESVDKVLALTPEDVKKELQQDFQSEKKPGHRWELIKKQAIRKQGTAKKGQHFEKEIMLQYCYPRLDVNVSKGVNHLLKSPFSVHPKTGRISVPMDLKELDTFDPFSVPTISLICAELDRPRTGEEEEKMDESQDKENEKDAAERRKIRDYKRTSLAKYVKHLDQFLDGMARSWKGELLKKSDLQKEF; via the exons ATGCCATCATCATTAGCGTCAGATTATGACCCGGCTAGTCTGCCAGATTTATTACCGCTTTACTACAGACGgttgtttcctttctcccagTATTTTCGCTGGCTAAACTATGGAGGAG TGCACAAGAACTACTTCATGAATCGAGAGTTCTCCTTCACACTCAAAGATGACATCTACGTCCGCTACCAGTCTTTCACCACACAGAATGAGCTGGAGAAGGAGATGCAGAAGATGAACCCATACAAGATTGACATTGGAGCAGTGTACAGTCACAGG CCCAATCAGCACAACACTGTGAAGTCAGGAACCTTTCAGGCCCTTGAGAAGGAGCTGGTGTTTGATATTGATATGACTGATTATGATGATGTCAGAAGCTGTTGCAG tgCTGCAGACATTTGCTCCAAGTGCTGGACCTTGATGACCATTGCTATACGTATCCTGGATAGAGCTCTTCGAg ATGACTTTGGCTTCCAGCACCTGCTTTGGGTTTATTCTGGCAGAAGAGGAGTGCATTGCTGGGTGTGTGATGAAGCTGCCAGGAAGCTCTCTGTGGCAGCACGCTCCGCAGTGGCAGAGTACCTCAGCCTGGTGAAG GGCGGTGATGAAACCGTGAAGAAAGTAGTGCTGACAGATCCAATTCATCCTTTAATCAG GGAGTCTTTGGCAGTGGTGGAGAATTACTTTGACCAGTACGCAATACAGGATCAGGACATACTGGGCCGCAAGGAATCTGTAGACAAAGTGCTGGCCCTTACACCGGAAGAT GTTAAAAAAGAATTGCAGCAGGACTTTCAAAGTGAGAAGAAACCTGGCCATCGTTGGGAACTGATCAAAAAACAAGCCATCAGGAAACAG ggtACTGCCAAGAAGGGACAACACTTTGAGAAAGAAATCATGCTGCAGTATTGTTACCCACGGCTTGATGTGAATGTCAGTAAAGGGGTGAACCATTTGCTGAAGAGCCCCTTCAGTGTGCATCCCAAAACAG GACGCATTTCCGTTCCGATGGATCTCAAAGAACTCGATACGTTTGACCCTTTTTCTGTGCCCACAATCAG TCTGATCTGTGCTGAGTTGGATCGGCCCAGGacaggtgaagaagaagagaaaatggaTGAGAGCCAGGACAAGGAAAACGAGAAGGATGCAGCAGAGAGACGGAAGATCAGAG ATTACAAAAGAACCAGTCTGGCAAAGTATGTGAAACACTTGGACCAGTTTCTGGATGGGATGGCTCGTTCGTGGAAAGGAGAACTTCTTAAAAAGAGTG atcttCAGAAGGAATTCTGA
- the ptges3b gene encoding prostaglandin E synthase 3b — protein sequence MHPATAKWYDRRDSVFIEFCVADSKDVKINFDKIKLGFSCLGGTDNVKHENEIDLFEAIDENESKHKRTDRSVLCYLRKAQPGKAWPRLTKEKAKLSWLSVDFNNWKDWEDDSDEEMGNFDQFSDMMNNMGGEDDLPDLDGADDDESADSDDEKMPDLE from the exons AT GCATCCAGCAACTGCCAAGTGGTACGACAGGAGGGACTCTGTTTTTATAGAGTTCTGTGTGGCGGACAGCAAAGATGTTAAAATCAACtttgataaaataaaactcGGTTTCAG ttGTCTTGGTGGAACTGACAATGTCAAACACGAGAATGAAATAGACCTTTTTGAAGCCATTGACGAAAAT GAATCCAAACATAAACGCACAGATCGCTCAGTGTTGTGCTATCTACGAAAAGCGCAGCCAGGGAAGGCGTGGCCGAGGCTAACAAAAGAGAAGGCTAAG cTGAGTTGGCTCAGTGTGGACTTCAACAACTGGAAAGACTGGGAGGATGACTCAGATGAGGAAATGGGCAACTTCGATCAATTCTCAGAT ATGATGAACAACATGGGAGGCGAGGATGACCTACCTGATCTAGATGGTGCAGATGAT gaTGAGTCTGCAGATAGCGATGACGAGA AAATGCCAGATTTGGAGTAG
- the naca gene encoding nascent polypeptide-associated complex subunit alpha yields MPGEATETVPVTEQEMQQPQVETGSGTESDSDDSVPELEEQDSAQTQTQQAQLAAAAEIDEEPVSKAKQSRSEKKARKAMSKLGLRQVTGVTRVTIRKSKNILFVITKPDVYKSPASDTYIVFGEAKIEDLSQQAQLAAAEKFKVQGEAVSNIQENTQTPTVQEESEEEEVDETGVEVKDIELVMSQANVSRAKAVRALKNNNNDIVNAIMELTM; encoded by the exons ATGCCTGGCGAAGCCACAGAAACGGTCCCAGTTACTGAGCAGGAGATGCAGCAGCCTCAAGTGGAGACTG GATCAGGCACTGAGTCCGACAGTGACGACTCAGTCCCTGAGCTGGAGGAACAGGACTCTGcccagacacagacacagcaaGCTCAG CTTGCAGCAGCTGCTGAAATAGACGAAGAGCCTGTCAGCAAAGCCAAACAGAGCCGCAGTGAAAAGAAGGCACGAAAG GCTATGTCAAAGCTTGGTCTCAGGCAGGTAACAGGGGTCACCAGAGTCACCATTCGTAAGTCAAAGAACATCTTGTTCGTCATTACCAAACCAGACGTCTACAAGAGCCCCGCATCAGACACATACATCGTCTTCGGTGAAGCTAAG ATCGAAGATCTGTCCCAGCAAGCCCAGCTGGCAGCTGCAGAGAAATTCAAGGTACAGGGAGAAGCTGTATCAAACATCCAGGAAAACACACAGACGCCAACAGTACAGGAGGAGAGCGAAGAAGAAGAG GTTGATGAGACCGGAGTTGAGGTTAAGGACATTGAACTCGTCATGTCACAAGCCAACGTGTCGCGGGCGAAGGCTGTACGCgccctgaaaaacaacaacaacgacattGTCAATGCTATTATG GAGTTGACGATGTAA